CTGGGACATGAAGGCTCACCGAATGGAGGACAGGTGAGGTTTTTTCGCTGTTTGGGAGGGGCACTGGCAAGTGCATTTGGGGACTGGGGTTGATGCAGCAAATGCATGGGTGTTGATACCGACGCCATCGGGGGCAAGCCCCCTCCCACACTTGAAATGCATTTCAAATGTGGGAGGGGGCTTGCCCCCGATGGCGTCGGTTCACACAGCGACATTCTCCAGCGTACACATGTCTTCATCCTGCTCATCAATTTCCTTGATCTGCTCAATCATCGCCTCCGCCAGCGGCGACAATCGATACCCCGCTCGGCTGACGATGCCGTAGCGGGTGTAACGCTCCTCCAGGTTTTCATCCAGGCCGTCGATCTTCAAGCACACCAATTCGCCCCGGGCCATTTGCAGTACGTCGCTGTTGGCGCTGACGATGCCGATGGCGTTCGAGCGCAGTACTACTCCTAGCAGGCCGTAGCCGTTTTCGCATTCGACATTGGGCAGGTAATCCGGTCGGCCGCTGAGGTCGACGATGACTTTGCGCAGGTTCGGCGGACGGATGGTGACGGCCAGGGGATAGCTCATCAGTTCGGCGGCGCTGACGCTGTCGCGGGCGGCGAGGGGGTGGCCGATGCGGCAGCAGAAGTACCAGCGGCGCGGGCGCAGGCGATGGGTGTGATAGTCGGGGTTGGCTTCGAAGTGGCGGGTGTCGGCGACGAAGAATTCGAACTCTTCGCTGAGCAGGCGTTTGCTCAGGCTTTCCCAGTCGTCTACCTGGAACTGCACGCGGGCCTTGGGGTAGCG
Above is a genomic segment from Pseudomonas sp. R5-89-07 containing:
- a CDS encoding LysR family transcriptional regulator, with the translated sequence MHIDLRQLRHFIALAEQRSFVAAALTVNLSQSAFSRSIQALEHSAGCQLVDRGRKDLAPTKQGLVLLEHARRLVSGAQQLANEISQFNGLEAGELRFGCGPAPAGGLIPRAIGSFIGRYPKARVQFQVDDWESLSKRLLSEEFEFFVADTRHFEANPDYHTHRLRPRRWYFCCRIGHPLAARDSVSAAELMSYPLAVTIRPPNLRKVIVDLSGRPDYLPNVECENGYGLLGVVLRSNAIGIVSANSDVLQMARGELVCLKIDGLDENLEERYTRYGIVSRAGYRLSPLAEAMIEQIKEIDEQDEDMCTLENVAV